Below is a window of Leuconostoc gasicomitatum LMG 18811 DNA.
GTTGCTTCATAACATTTAGTACTTCGCCCACCATTTCTGGGTCTAATGCACTCGTTGGTTCATCAAACAATAATACATCAGGAGACATCGCAAGTGCTCTTGCAATCGCTACACGTTGTTGCTGTCCGCCAGACAAACTAACAGGATAAACACTTTGTTTATCCCCTAAGCCCACTTGATTTAATAATTTTTCTGCTAGTTGAGTTGCTTCTGCATCAGACAAGTTCTTAACTTTCATTGGTGCTAGTTTAATGTTTTCAATAACAGTCAAATTAGGAAATAAATTAAAACTTTGAAATACCATCCCAATTTTTTCGCGCAAAATATCCAGTTCTTTTTCAGCCAAATTGGTTAATTCATTGCCTTCAAATATCACCTCGCCAGCAGTGGGGGCCTCTAACAAATTAATTGCTCGTAAAAAAGTTGATTTACCAGCACCGGATGGACCTAATATTGCAATGACCTCCCCCTGCTCGACTTTTGCATTGACTTGGTCAAAAATAATTTTGTTCCCATATTGCTTCTTTAAATTAGTTATCGTTAATAGTTCAGACATTTTATCGCTCCCTTTTATACCTATATATCAGTATACATGATAATATATTATATGCACATATTATACATATAATTTTTGAATATTTGCATATAATTGCATATAAAATGCGTTATACTATCAGAAATGGAGGTGCATTATGGCAAAAATTGTTAATCGCGAAGAGCAATTGGTAAATTCATTCGATGATCTAATTTCGTTACCAATTGAAGATACTTCTGAAGATTCACGCGCAGCTGCATTAGGCCGCGAATCAACATCAGATACCGAAAAGAAATAAAATTAACACATGATGTTTGATGTCATGTGTTTTTTAATTTGAAAAATTATCACATAAAAAAAGCACGCCAAAGCGTACTCTTAAAAATAATTAATCTTCAATTTCTGTAACAGTTCCGGCACCAACAGTATGGCCACCTTCACGAACAGTAAACTTCAAACCTTGTTCAATAGCAACTGGTGAAATCAATTCGATTTCAAATGTCACTTGATCGCCAGGCATAACCATCTCTACACCTGATGGCAATTCAACAACACCTGTAACATCAGTTGTATGGAAATAGAATTGTGGACGGTAGTTTGTAAAGAATGGTGTATGACGTCCACCTTCTTCCTTAGAAAGAACATAGACTTCAGCCTTGAACTTCTTGTGAGTCTTAATTGAACCTGGTTGTGCCAAAACTTGACCACGTTCGATATCGCTACGATCAACACCACGCAACAATGCACCGATGTTATCTCCAGCTTGAGCTTCTTCCAAAGTTTTACGGAACATTTCAATACCTGTAACAGTAGTCTTTTGAATTTGTTCTTTCAAACCAACGATTTCAATTTCAGTTCCAGTAGTCAATACACCACGGTCAACACGACCAGAAGCAACTGTACCACGACCAGTAATTGTGAATACATCTTCAACAGGCATCAAGAAAGGCTTGTCAATTTCACGCTTTGGTTCTGGAATATATGAATCAACAGTATCCATTAATTCTTCGATAACCTTAACTTGTTCAGGGTCACCCTCAAGAGCTTTCAAAGCTGAACCCTTAAGTACAGGAATATCATCACCAGGGAAGTCATATTCTGACAATAATTCACGAACTTCCATTTCAACTAATTCGATTAATTCTTCGTCGTCGACCAAATCTGTCTTGTTTAAGAACACAACCAAGTAGTCAACACCAACTTGACGTGCCAACAAAATATGTTCACGTGTTTGTGGCATAGGACCATCAGTTGCAGCAACAACCAAGATAGCACCATCCATTTGAGCAGCACCAGTAATCATGTTTTTAACATAATCGGCGTGACCAGGGGCGTCGATATGAGCATAATGACGTGCTTCTGTTTCATATTCGATATGCGAAGTGTTGATCGTGATTCCACGTTCCTTTTCTTCAGGAGCATTATCGATTTCAGCAAAGTCAGTAGCTACGATACCTTGCTTTTCAGCCAATACCTTTGAGATTGCGGCTGTTAAAGTCGTCTTTCCATGATCGACGTGTCCAATAGTACCAATGTTAACGTGGGGCTTAGTGCGAACGTAAGTTTCCTTAGCCAATGTAGTTTCCTCCAAAATTCATTTTCCAGTAATCTGGAAAATGTTTATAAATATATTTTACAACGCAAGCCATCAAAAGACAACAGTTAATTGCGTTTTTCCGGCTATTGAAGCCAAAAATTATTATACCGAGTTATTAAGAAAATGTAAACAGTTTTGTCAATTAATTTTCAAAAAAATTTTCAGTAAGGCTTCTAACTTTTTCATGCCATTTTTTTTGCAGAGCAGTTTCAGTTATATTTTTATGTTCATAGTACCGATCAATACTTGCTTCCACCCAACCTTCTGGATCTGTCACAACCTCCTCAACACGTGGATAGAGTAAGGTTAATTCAAACCGCACTTGCTGCGCCAACATATCCATAGCAATTGGATCTTCATTGCCTAATTTTTCATCAAGAAAGTCAGCAATATCTTCAAAAATTTTAGAATTTGTCAGCAATGGCAATTCACTTAATTTAATCGTGTATAATTCATCATCCAGCCAACGATACTGTATACTTTCAGAGACGCGTAATTTTTGCAAATCTTCAAGCAATGTTGCTCGAATAATTGGTGTCGCATAGGGATCTACGAGCAGATATTTTGCACCAATAACAAATTGTGACACCGGCAGGTGTCTTGCCGACTCATATCTATCACGTTGTTCAATAATACTATAATCACTAAGATGATAAAACTGTCGCGAAATTGTTTGGAATGTTGTAGACATTGTTTCCACTGCTTTTGCTTCAGCATCACGTATTTCTTGTGATACTTTTTTCTGTGTATCTATGTTATCCCACAACATTGCCAATTGTTGTGCGTAAACAAAACTTTGGTTTTGAATGGCCAGTGCAACGACCATGCGAAAATCGCTTTCTTCTTCAAGGTAGTTCAATAAAAAATCATCTGCATAGGAAGAGGCTAATTGGTATTGTTCATCCATAAATAATGATGTTACTAAGCGATAATTCACCTCAAATGTTGACAATGAATCATACAGTTCTGTCAAAGTCTCTGCAGCATCATGCCAATTTTCTTGTTTCATTTCAGTGTGTGCACGATCAATCATGCTTCTTAACTTTGGTGATAGTTGATTTTCTTGTGTCATAAAACAAGTGTGGCTTTGTGTTTATGGTAATCAAAGACACATTCCCTTTCCAGATTTATATTCAAATAATCCTAAATTTTTAATGATATGATTTTAAGTTTCATTACTTGACAGTCTTTGCTATGGGTTTAATGTTTTGCTTTTTAGACTGTTTGTTTGCTATTTTTGATGTTTGCCGATTACGTTGTTGCCCGGCTATTTGAACAGATTTATGAGCTGCTGGTCGGCGATTTTGGTTGACTTCCATTACAACAGGCATAACCATCGGACGGCGACGTGTTTGTTCAAATAAGTAACGTGATACAACTTCTCGTACCCCATTCTTAAGTTCATTCCAATCAAAGCTTTTAGTCGTGGTGAGATAATTTTCTATTTGCTTAACTGTTAAATCGGAAGCTTCTTTCATCAAATCACGATTTGCCTTAACATAAACAAAACCACGTGATGTCAATTTAGGCTTAGAAACAACTTGTCTTTTCTTTCGATCAATTGTTACAACAGATACAAAAATACCGTCTTCTGATAAAATGCGACGATCACGTAAAACAACATTACCAATATCACCAATGCCTGCGCCATCAATCAAAGTTTCCCCAACTGTAAAGGAATCTTGCAATTCAAAATGATCCTTTAACCATTTAAATTGATCACCTTTCATAGCCATCATAATATGATCTTCAGAAATATTAACTTCCTCAGCTGCAGCTTTTGCAGTTGTCATGACACGATACTCTCCCTGAACTGGCATGAAATATTCAGGTTTTAACACATTAATCATAATTTGTAAATCATTTCGTGATGCGTGACCACTTGAACGCAAATCACTACTAATTTGTTTAACATCTGCACCTTGCTTAAAAAGCATGTCTCGCGTTTTTGCTACAACACTTTCCATAGCTGTTGATGGCGTTGTTGTAATAAATACCAGATCATCTTCACCAATACGAACATATGGATCTTCTCCATTTGCCATACGATTTAAATGCTTAATAGGTTCTCCCATACGCCCTGTTTCAAGAATAACAGTTTCTGAAGCAAGTAAGTTTTTAGCGTTTTTAAGATTGACAAACAATTTATTTTCAGGCACTGGTAAATTCAATTTACGTAAGCGTATTGCAGTACGAACAACATTTTCAATATCATTGCCAGACAAAACCAACTGTCGTTTTGTTGCCACAGTTGCATCTATAACCTGTTGAATGCGTTGAATATTTGATGCAACAGCTGCTACAATAATACGCTTTTTATTATTTTCCCTAAATGTTTCAAGAATGTATTCGCTAATTTTTGATTCATTGACAGAATTTAGTTCACTACCTGTCCCAGCTGCATCTGCTAGTAAAGCTAATACTTTTCCTTGTCCTATTTCGACTAAGCGTGCGATATCTGTGCTGTAATACGAATTTGCTGTTTGATCAAATTTAAAATCACCAGTATACACAACTTGCCCGTAAGGCGTAGCCAGAACAATTCCTAATGATTCTGGTATGGAATGTGTTGTATTAAAAAACGATACCGTAACTTGTCCAAAATCAATTTCTGTTTTCTCATTAACAACATGATAATCATCGTAATCTTTAAGTGCTTGCTGATCTTTGATAGCTAATTTTGCTAATTCAATGGTCAATTCTGAACCAAATATAGGCGCTTGTACCTGTTGCAAAAAGTACGGTAACGCACCAATTGCATCAGCATGCCCGTGTGTTAGAAAAACACCCGCAATTTTATCACTGTTTTTAATAAAGTATTCAAAATCAGGGACTACTACATCAACACCTAATTGGTCTGTCTCTGGATATTTTAGCCCTGCATCAAAAATAAAAATTTGATCATTTACAGTAATTGCATACATGTTTTTACCATTTTCGCGCACACCGCCAAATGGAATAATACTTAAGTCGGTCATAATTCTTTCCTCTATAAATAGACTTATTTATAAGTCATTATTTTTCGTAAATATAACAAGTGGACACTGCTGGTTTCTAAAACGCTGAGGTTATCCTATTTTTTGTCTCGATACGTAATTATATCTATTTTAACATACTTTACATCTTTTCTGGTATCATATTGTTAGGAAAGGAATATGTGGACGCTACTTATCTACATGTCAATTTATTATGCAACGTAAACCATTTAAAAAGTCACACAAACTACGCAATACACTCATTGCGTTTTTAGCCTTTATTATTAGCGTGCTTGTTATTTTTGTTGTTTTAGGTCGCAACAACCAAACAACTGCCAAAAATAATGTTTCTGAATCCACGGCAATAAAAAAACACAAAAGCAGCAAAAAGGCGTCTTCAACAATCGCTGAATCCAGTACATCTGAATTACCAGCAAGTGAATCAACCTCAGTTGCTCAAGCACCTGTAGCAGCTAGTTCAGCTGTTTCTTCTGCCATCAGTATTGCCACAAATGATGCAACACAAACACCAATCACAGACAACACAACAGCAGAAAGTTCGGTTGCCCCCTCTACCGCTTCAAGTGTCGTTCAGCAACCAAATGTCGCAGCGCCTGTGTCATTTGGCAAATGGTCATCAGCAACCTATAATTCAGTTAGTATAGGATCTGCAACTTACGATCAAATACGTGCCACCTACGGCGCACCAACCTACATTGTAGCCAGTGATCAATTATACGCCACATGGCAAAGCACAAGTGGCATCAAAGTCTCCATCGTGTTCACCCCCACAGGAGACGCAGATAACCTCAAACTCATTGCAAGTAGTAAAATGCAAACTGGCCTTCAATAGTACTAACAAATAATTGTACATCTTTAGCACTTTTTAACCTATTCATCATAAAAAGCTCCGAAAATCTGTCTGAGATTTTCGGAGCTTTTTATGATGAATAGGTATTAACGATCAACCTTAACAGTTGTTTCCAATGTTGCGGCTACACGTTCTTGTACCAAAACATTATCAGCTGCTAATGCAGATTTTGCTTGGTCTGCTAACTTTGAAAATGTATCAAAATCAGTCACAGCAATATCAGCTAACATTTTACGATTCAATTCAACACCTGCAAGTGTCAAACCATGCATTAACTTAGAATATGACAAACCGTTCATACGGGCTGCTGCATTGATACGAGCAATCCATAACTTACGGAAGTTACGTTTTGTATTCTTACGATCACGGTATGCATACAAATATGACTTCCATACTTGTTGCTTAGCAACCTTGAAATTAATACGACGTTGACCACGGTAACCCTTGGCTAACTTAACAATCTTCTTACGACGTGCGCGTGAAACTGTACCACCCTTAACTCGCATGGGTAATTCCTCCTAGAATTCTAAAAAATAAATTACTGGATTTTAAATCCAAAATATAGATAGATGAACTATCGCAACGCGAATTAGATGTTTGACAGCATCTTAGCGTATGTTTTAACAGTCGTTGAATCCATCATGCGTGTACCACGCAATTGACGACGTTGCTTCTTTGTCTTACCATGGAAACGGTGTGAAGTATAAGCTGAGGCTGACTTCAAACCACCGTTGGCTGTCTTCTTAAAGCGCTTTGCTGATGCGCGGTGTGTCTTCATCTTTGGCATGTGACTAATTCTCCTACTGTGTGATTTTTTTGTTTAAGTATGCAATTAAGCAACTAAACCCTTCATTACTTGGCATCTCTAGGTGCCAAGACCAAAAACATCTGTCGGCCGTCCATCTTGGCACGTTGCTCAACCTTAGCAATGTCGTTAAGCTCTGCGGCCATACGATCTAATACTTGGCGTCCGATATCTTGGTGCGTAATCATACGACCACGAAAGCGTAAGTTCAACTTAACCTTATTTCCTTGTCCAAGAAATTTGATAGCAGCTTTTTTACGCGTTTCGAAATCGCCCGAATCAATGACCGGCGACATACGAACTTCTTTAACTTGAACGATTTTTTGGTTTTTGCGCTGTTCTTTTTGCTTCTTTTGTGCTTCGAACTTAGCTTTTCCCCAATCCATGATTTTGGCAACTGGTGGTTCAGCGTTAGCTTGTACCAATACCAAATCTTGGTTTGAATCGTTTGCAATTTGTTGTGCATCTCGCGTAGACATTTCTGTTTGCTTACCCTCATGGATAAGTAATACGCGAGATGCCCGAATATTATCGTTGATTAAATCAACTTGTCTTGGTTGACGTGCTATTGTCAGACACCTCCAAATTTATTTTGTGAATCAAGAAGAAAAGTGGATAAAGAACCTAATCTTTACCCACTTCAACACTTGCGATCCATTCGGATAACTGTATCTGCCAAGCAACTTAATCACTTGGCGAGAAGCGGGTGCTCCTACTTGTTCAACATATATTATTCTACCACATTACTTTTCTACTGACAAGTTTATGTTTAACAACCGCACGCCATAGTGAAAAATGACAAGTATTGCAAATTGTGCACCGGCAAAAAGAATCACAAATGTTACCATGTGATAGCCCACAGACGATACAATGTTTTGAATAACATCACTAAAGTTAGTGAACATATCCCATGAATTTAATCGTAAATAGCGGCCAAGATAAATACCAATCGCTGATAATAACGACACAAGTGCTGTAACAATGAAATAAATAATGTGAACGTGATTTTTAAATAGAGCTTGTGCTATAATTTCTAAACTCAAAATTCCTAAACCAACGCCTATAAAAATCCCTGTTGCTAATATGGCATAGTTAAAGTATTGCGTCGCTTGATCCAAATCTGTGCCAATGGCATTTAAATGTATAAAATCTGTCATCATATACATGGCATTTGGAAAAAAAAGTAACCACAATACAAGAAAAATAGATTTAACACTTTTAAAATGTGTCGTTGCTACAACTAATGCAAAATCAAAAGGCAATAATGACAGAAAAACATTCCAATTTAAAAATGTAAAATGCGTTGGTGCCACATAAACAAACAAAAAAAACAAAAAAACCATCACATGAATAATTATTATATTTAGAACTTTGTCGCGCATATACTATTCCCCTTTGCAATATTTCTAGTGTAGCATACCAAATAAAAACCGTTCAACGTTTTCAATTGAACAGTTTTTATTTTTACTTGATGGCTTTTTTTGGTTGCCACCATGAAATCAGACCAAATACAACTAACCAAATCGTTGAACCAATAGCTGGTATACGTGAATCCGGGTTAAAAAATAGCGTAATAAAAACAAAAGCAAAGAATATAATTGCAAGTGGCACTAATGTTTTAGGTGCAATAACCAAAAAACCATCCTGCATGTAATCATTTGATTTACGATAATTCATATATGCGATTAACGTTAAGACATAAATCATCAAAAACAAATCAGTTGAAGCACTTGTGACAAAACTAAACGCATTTGTTATCTCAGGTATAACAGAGATTACTGCCGAAAAGGCTACCATTAAAGATGTGAACAAAACTGCGTTGATTGGTAATTGTGTTTTAGACATTTTTCTAAATGGCTGTAAAAAACGTGCTTTTGATTGGAATGATAAAGCATAAAAATTACGGCTTGCACTAAATAATACGGAATTCAACGCCGATGCAGCACTTGTAAGAACAACAAAGTTAACCAATGCTGCCGCCCATTTAATCCCAACTAACTCAAAAACCATCACAAAGGGGCTTTGATCAGCAGGGATTTTTTGCCAAGGATATATCGTCATAATAATAAACAATGCCCCTAAATAGAAAAATAATATCCGCCAAGGTATTTGATTAATCGCCTTGGGTAAAACTTCACGTGGATTATCTGTTTCTGCTACGGTCATTCCTATAAATTCCATCCCAACAAAGGCAAACATCACCATTTGGAAAGCATTAATAAAATTTCCAAAGCCATTTGGGAAAAATGAAAAGTGGTGAAAAACATTGCTAAATGACACATCCCCTACAGGTGTTTTGAACCCTGTTAACGCTAAAATAATACCTGTAGCAATTAAAGCTAAAATAGCAATAATTTTAATCATTGAAAACCAGAATTCCGTTTCGCCATATAATGCTACAGCGACTAAATTGACGCATGTTAGTATAATCAGCATACCAATTTGAATCAACCAACTTGGTAGTCCTGGGAACCAATATTGAACATATTTGGCCACTGCGGTTAATTCAGCCATGCCCATAAATACAACCGTCAACCAATAAGACCATCGTGCAAAAAAACCTGCGCGATTGCCAACATATCTAGTAATGAACGTAATAAATGTATGCTGCTTTGGATCAGCATACAATAATTCACCAATAGCTCGCATCATAACGAACATGAATAATCCAACAATTAAGTATACCAATAAAATAATAGGCCCAGCATAATGAATTGAATTACCAGCACCCATAAATAGGCCTGTTCCGATCGTACCACCAATTGCAATTAATTGCACATGACGATTTTGTAATCCGCGTTTTGGCGGTTTATTACCATCTTCCGTTGTTTCTGCCATGAAAATATTTATCCCCCTGTTTCAAACATATACAATCTGTATGTACAAAGTCGCTAACATATATTAGCGACTTCTAATAACTTTATTCATGTGTCTCTGTTGGACGTGAATAACGTGCAACATCTGCTAAAATAGCCATCTGAAAATCAATAAATGACATTGTTTGTGTCTTTTCTTCACCGTACTTACGTACTGTCACTGTCTGAGCATCAACTTCAGAATCACCTAATACTAGTGTATATGGGATCTTATTAGTTTGCGCTTCACGAATCAAATAGCCCATCTTTGCTTCCTTGGTTTCTACATTAGCTCGCAATCCCACAGCCTGCAACTTTTTTTGGACACCATCGGCATACTCACCATGCGCACCAAGATTGACAGGAATGATTTGCACTTGCAATGGTGACAACCAGGTTGGAAAAGCACCCTTATACATTTCGATCAAATATGCCGTAAAACGTTCCATTGTGCCTACAATGCCACGGTGTAACATCACTGGCCGATGGTTATCCTGTCCATCGGCACCAATATACGTCAAATCAAAACGTTCAGGCAACAAAAAGTCTAACTGAATTGTCGACATTGTTTCTTCATTACCCAAGGCTGTCTTCGTTTGCACATCCAGCTTTGGACCGTAGAAAGCAGCTTCACCCTCAGCTTCGTAATAATCTAATTTAAGATCATCCATTGCACTTTTGAGTTGCGCTTGTGATTTTTCCCACATTTCGTCATCATCAAAATACTTTTCAGTATTTTTAGGATCGCGATATGATAATCTAAAGCGATAATCTGTGATGTTAAAATCACGATAAACAGCCATCATCATTGTCAAAATAGATTTGAATTCTTCTTCAATTTTTTCTGGTTCAACGAATGTGTGACCATCGTTCAACGTCATTTCACGTACACGAGATAGGCCAGTTAATGCACCAGACTTTTCATAACGATGCATCATGCCAAGCTCAGCAATGCGAATTGGTAATTCACGGTACGAACGTGGCTTGTGCTTGAATACCATAATATGTGATGGGCAATTCATAGGACGTAGCTCTAAAAATTCACCATCTCCCATATCCATTGGTGGAAACATATCTTCACGGTAATGATCCCAATGTCCAGAAGTTTTATACAAGTTCAAGTTTGATAATACAGGGGTGTATACATGTTGATAGCCATTGGCTAATTCTTTGTCAGTAATATAACGTTCAACTTGACGGCGAATCGTTGCCCCATTTGGTAGCCAAACTGGCAATCCAGAACCAACTTCTTGACTTGTAAAAAACAAGTCAAGATCACGACCAATTGTGCGATGATCACGTTCTTTAGCTTCTTCACGACGTGTTACTTCAGCATCAACATCTGCTTGCTTCCATTCCGAGATGCCATATATGCGTTGCATCATTGGATTAGATGATTTACCACGCCAATAAGCACCAGCAACGGATGTTAATTTAAAATGTTTAATCCAACCAGTTGATGGGACTAAGCCACCTTTGTCTAATTCAATATGATCTCCTTGTATAGCAATTGTTAAAATTTCATCCTCAGGCAAATCCGTAATCAATGCTAGTTTGTATGGATCTGCTGCAAACATTTCCAACGCTTCTGCACGTGTAATCTGACGTGATATTATTGGTAAATCTTCTTTAACAATTTTATGCATCATCGCTTCAATTTCAGGAAAATCTTCTACTGAAACCTGATTTCCTGCACCATTGTCGGTATCATAATAAAATCCATTATCAATGAAAGGTCCTACACCAAAATGCATATTGGCAAACTTTGGCATCCGTTTCAAAGCCTGTGCCAAGAGATGCGATGTTGCGTGACGTAGTAATGATAGCGCTTCGGTATCACTTGTGGTAATTAACTGAAAATTACCAGATTCTGGGAGAATATCATTCATACCAACATATGCATCGTTTAGTTTAGCTGATACTGATTTTTTAGCTAAAGATTTTGAGATGCTTTGAGCAACCTCAATTGGTTTTGTCCCATCGGGAAAGACTTTCACTGCCCCATCTGGAAATGTAAGATTAAGTGCTGACATATTATTATTCCTTTCAAATTTTGTAACAAATTGTGAATTTGAGTTAACAACATCATGATAAAAACAAAAACGTCCCTCTAAGTCAATAGACTTAAAGGGACGTTTCACCGTGGTACCACCCAAGTTTAACATGTTTAACCATGCTACTTAAATGACAGCTATCGGTGTCACCCGGATGTTTTTCATTACTTACTCAACCACCACTCAAAGGTAGTCTCTTATGCACAAATCACCCATTTTCACCAAACATGAGCTCTCTTTATCATGTGTACACTTGAGTTGTCCTTATCAACGTTACTGAAAATAATTTTAACACTGTTTTTTCGTTTATGCAACGATTACTTTGGTTCAACTGCTAGTAATAATATCTCAAGCGCATCCTTTGCAAGATCATCATGATCTAAAATACCATTATCAAACGCCATTTTTAAAGCATTATATTGTTCCCGTGTTAATGTCATCTTTTTTCCTCTTTAAAATTGATAATTTTATTATAACTGAACAATTAAAAATAACAAGTTCGCTTTTAAAGCTAAGAACACGTCATTAAAGTCCCAAGTAATATTTTGAAAATAAAGCTGCAACTATTGCTCCTACAAAAGGGGCAATTCCTGGAACAAGTAATCCATATTTAAAATCAGACGTTGCACGATTTTTCCAAGGTAAAATTGTATAGGCTAACCGTGGCCCCATG
It encodes the following:
- a CDS encoding amino acid ABC transporter ATP-binding protein, whose protein sequence is MSELLTITNLKKQYGNKIIFDQVNAKVEQGEVIAILGPSGAGKSTFLRAINLLEAPTAGEVIFEGNELTNLAEKELDILREKIGMVFQSFNLFPNLTVIENIKLAPMKVKNLSDAEATQLAEKLLNQVGLGDKQSVYPVSLSGGQQQRVAIARALAMSPDVLLFDEPTSALDPEMVGEVLNVMKQLAEDGMTMLVVTHEMGFAREVADTVWFMADGGIQEISEPEMFFSAPKTQRAKDFLNKIL
- the tuf gene encoding elongation factor Tu gives rise to the protein MAKETYVRTKPHVNIGTIGHVDHGKTTLTAAISKVLAEKQGIVATDFAEIDNAPEEKERGITINTSHIEYETEARHYAHIDAPGHADYVKNMITGAAQMDGAILVVAATDGPMPQTREHILLARQVGVDYLVVFLNKTDLVDDEELIELVEMEVRELLSEYDFPGDDIPVLKGSALKALEGDPEQVKVIEELMDTVDSYIPEPKREIDKPFLMPVEDVFTITGRGTVASGRVDRGVLTTGTEIEIVGLKEQIQKTTVTGIEMFRKTLEEAQAGDNIGALLRGVDRSDIERGQVLAQPGSIKTHKKFKAEVYVLSKEEGGRHTPFFTNYRPQFYFHTTDVTGVVELPSGVEMVMPGDQVTFEIELISPVAIEQGLKFTVREGGHTVGAGTVTEIED
- a CDS encoding ribonuclease J produces the protein MTDLSIIPFGGVRENGKNMYAITVNDQIFIFDAGLKYPETDQLGVDVVVPDFEYFIKNSDKIAGVFLTHGHADAIGALPYFLQQVQAPIFGSELTIELAKLAIKDQQALKDYDDYHVVNEKTEIDFGQVTVSFFNTTHSIPESLGIVLATPYGQVVYTGDFKFDQTANSYYSTDIARLVEIGQGKVLALLADAAGTGSELNSVNESKISEYILETFRENNKKRIIVAAVASNIQRIQQVIDATVATKRQLVLSGNDIENVVRTAIRLRKLNLPVPENKLFVNLKNAKNLLASETVILETGRMGEPIKHLNRMANGEDPYVRIGEDDLVFITTTPSTAMESVVAKTRDMLFKQGADVKQISSDLRSSGHASRNDLQIMINVLKPEYFMPVQGEYRVMTTAKAAAEEVNISEDHIMMAMKGDQFKWLKDHFELQDSFTVGETLIDGAGIGDIGNVVLRDRRILSEDGIFVSVVTIDRKKRQVVSKPKLTSRGFVYVKANRDLMKEASDLTVKQIENYLTTTKSFDWNELKNGVREVVSRYLFEQTRRRPMVMPVVMEVNQNRRPAAHKSVQIAGQQRNRQTSKIANKQSKKQNIKPIAKTVK
- the rplT gene encoding 50S ribosomal protein L20, with amino-acid sequence MRVKGGTVSRARRKKIVKLAKGYRGQRRINFKVAKQQVWKSYLYAYRDRKNTKRNFRKLWIARINAAARMNGLSYSKLMHGLTLAGVELNRKMLADIAVTDFDTFSKLADQAKSALAADNVLVQERVAATLETTVKVDR
- the rpmI gene encoding 50S ribosomal protein L35, with protein sequence MPKMKTHRASAKRFKKTANGGLKSASAYTSHRFHGKTKKQRRQLRGTRMMDSTTVKTYAKMLSNI
- the infC gene encoding translation initiation factor IF-3, producing the protein MWRCLTIARQPRQVDLINDNIRASRVLLIHEGKQTEMSTRDAQQIANDSNQDLVLVQANAEPPVAKIMDWGKAKFEAQKKQKEQRKNQKIVQVKEVRMSPVIDSGDFETRKKAAIKFLGQGNKVKLNLRFRGRMITHQDIGRQVLDRMAAELNDIAKVEQRAKMDGRQMFLVLAPRDAK
- a CDS encoding DUF1361 domain-containing protein is translated as MRDKVLNIIIIHVMVFLFFLFVYVAPTHFTFLNWNVFLSLLPFDFALVVATTHFKSVKSIFLVLWLLFFPNAMYMMTDFIHLNAIGTDLDQATQYFNYAILATGIFIGVGLGILSLEIIAQALFKNHVHIIYFIVTALVSLLSAIGIYLGRYLRLNSWDMFTNFSDVIQNIVSSVGYHMVTFVILFAGAQFAILVIFHYGVRLLNINLSVEK
- a CDS encoding amino acid permease, which codes for MAETTEDGNKPPKRGLQNRHVQLIAIGGTIGTGLFMGAGNSIHYAGPIILLVYLIVGLFMFVMMRAIGELLYADPKQHTFITFITRYVGNRAGFFARWSYWLTVVFMGMAELTAVAKYVQYWFPGLPSWLIQIGMLIILTCVNLVAVALYGETEFWFSMIKIIAILALIATGIILALTGFKTPVGDVSFSNVFHHFSFFPNGFGNFINAFQMVMFAFVGMEFIGMTVAETDNPREVLPKAINQIPWRILFFYLGALFIIMTIYPWQKIPADQSPFVMVFELVGIKWAAALVNFVVLTSAASALNSVLFSASRNFYALSFQSKARFLQPFRKMSKTQLPINAVLFTSLMVAFSAVISVIPEITNAFSFVTSASTDLFLMIYVLTLIAYMNYRKSNDYMQDGFLVIAPKTLVPLAIIFFAFVFITLFFNPDSRIPAIGSTIWLVVFGLISWWQPKKAIK
- the thrS gene encoding threonine--tRNA ligase; the encoded protein is MSALNLTFPDGAVKVFPDGTKPIEVAQSISKSLAKKSVSAKLNDAYVGMNDILPESGNFQLITTSDTEALSLLRHATSHLLAQALKRMPKFANMHFGVGPFIDNGFYYDTDNGAGNQVSVEDFPEIEAMMHKIVKEDLPIISRQITRAEALEMFAADPYKLALITDLPEDEILTIAIQGDHIELDKGGLVPSTGWIKHFKLTSVAGAYWRGKSSNPMMQRIYGISEWKQADVDAEVTRREEAKERDHRTIGRDLDLFFTSQEVGSGLPVWLPNGATIRRQVERYITDKELANGYQHVYTPVLSNLNLYKTSGHWDHYREDMFPPMDMGDGEFLELRPMNCPSHIMVFKHKPRSYRELPIRIAELGMMHRYEKSGALTGLSRVREMTLNDGHTFVEPEKIEEEFKSILTMMMAVYRDFNITDYRFRLSYRDPKNTEKYFDDDEMWEKSQAQLKSAMDDLKLDYYEAEGEAAFYGPKLDVQTKTALGNEETMSTIQLDFLLPERFDLTYIGADGQDNHRPVMLHRGIVGTMERFTAYLIEMYKGAFPTWLSPLQVQIIPVNLGAHGEYADGVQKKLQAVGLRANVETKEAKMGYLIREAQTNKIPYTLVLGDSEVDAQTVTVRKYGEEKTQTMSFIDFQMAILADVARYSRPTETHE